The following are encoded in a window of Heliangelus exortis chromosome 9, bHelExo1.hap1, whole genome shotgun sequence genomic DNA:
- the KCNE4 gene encoding potassium voltage-gated channel subfamily E member 4 produces MKRFLRAIYSNCSRGKFSEHPAFGRGKVSGALQKEELFAYQRFCCAKTLSMLKMDHANMTQAMLDAESRSTENNNSNEYFYILIVMSFYGIFLIGIMLGYMKSKRKEKSSNLLLLYKDEEREWGEAVKPLPTISGLKSAQIPMMLNMLQESMVPSLSCAICSMEGSSVSSESSSPDVHFTIQEEVLDAELGEVSETLLNESSEGSAENIHKNS; encoded by the exons ATGAAACGTTTCTTGAGAGCTATTTATTCCAACTGCAGCAGAGGAAAGTTTTCAGAACACCCAGCATTTGGTAGAGGAAAGGTCTCTGGAGCTTTGCAAAAGGAGGAATTATTTGCATACCAAC GCTTTTGCTGTGCCAAAACCCTTTCCATGCTGAAGATGGACCATGCAAATATGACCCAAGCCATGCTTGATGCCGAATCCCGCAGCACAGAGAACAACAACAGCAATgagtatttttatattctgaTTGTCATGTCTTTCTATGGGATCTTCCTGATAGGGATAATGCTGGGCTACATGAaatccaaaagaaaagagaagtcaTCTAATTTGCTTCTGCTCTACAAAGATGAGGAGAGAGAATGGGGGGAAGCGGTGAAGCCTCTACCAACCATATCGGGGCTGAAGTCTGCCCAGATCCCCATGATGCTGAACATGCTGCAGGAGAGCATGGTGCCATCCCTGTCCTGTGCTATTTGCTCCATGGAAGGCAGCAGTGTCAGCTCTGAATCCTCCTCCCCAGACGTGCACTTCACCATCCAGGAGGAGGTGCtggatgctgagctgggggaAGTCTCCGAAACACTCCTCAACGAGAGCAGCGAGGGATCTGCTGAGAACATCCACAAGAACTCCTAG